The Mangifera indica cultivar Alphonso chromosome 8, CATAS_Mindica_2.1, whole genome shotgun sequence genome has a window encoding:
- the LOC123223954 gene encoding uncharacterized protein LOC123223954, with translation MEAVGERPRLKKLLFNVIIQGDFVAVRVVMPSESTVSDLVGAAVKQYVKEGRRPLLTRTDSSCFSLHYSQFNFESLERGERLTDLESRNLYLCQKRVEMLPMTSFLGCSEEEAKASRKAISCFNFIDF, from the coding sequence ATGGAGGCAGTGGGAGAGAGGCCTAGGCTGAAGAAGCTGCTGTTCAACGTTATAATACAGGGAGATTTTGTTGCCGTAAGGGTGGTGATGCCTTCGGAAAGCACTGTTTCTGACTTGGTGGGTGCTGCCGTTAAACAGTACGTTAAAGAAGGCCGCCGACCGTTGTTAACAAGAACTGATTCGTCGTGTTTCAGTCTTCATTATTCACAGTTCAACTTTGAAAGTTTGGAGAGGGGTGAGAGGCTGACAGATTTAGAATCCCGGAACTTGTATCTTTGCCAGAAAAGAGTGGAGATGCTGCCGATGACGTCGTTTTTGGGTTGTTCTGAGGAGGAAGCAAAGGCTAGCAGGAAAGCGATTTCTTGTTTCAACTTCATAGATTTCTGA